A portion of the Shewanella sp. SNU WT4 genome contains these proteins:
- a CDS encoding HAMP domain-containing sensor histidine kinase — MTIIIGTLLFSLYRQLVIEQQHQLEFHLQSEYQRYQELADTVNRQNFAIQVSAPDPNGILVAWEDGDVTRGALSFLPEHLPFLPETREFPILTLGHEKLNLYRGGLLNTRYGDVLIASRTDQLATLINKFLNAATWAVMFTIVVTLAAGYLFSKALLMRLVQYNKISQKIQQGQYDKRLPISRQCDEIDVLANQFNTVLDAFERNLLAVRGVTDNIAHDLRTPLSHIRIGIEKLATTDTNNIAEDSAILLEELDNCLATFNAMLSITRIEEGQQQLELQPLNLHELCADLLDMAQAVAEDRDQTLSFIGGDDYSIKADKYLLFTALFNLVDNAIKYAGDGARIEIIQQGNLIQICDNGPGIPDEAKDKVFDRLVRLDPSRHHAGTGLGLSMVKAILSRHHAIIELTDNHPGLIVSIRF; from the coding sequence GTGACGATCATTATTGGCACCTTGTTATTTTCGCTGTATCGCCAACTGGTGATAGAGCAGCAACATCAGTTGGAATTTCACCTCCAAAGTGAGTATCAGCGCTATCAAGAATTGGCTGATACTGTGAATCGCCAAAACTTTGCGATTCAAGTGAGTGCGCCCGATCCCAATGGCATTTTAGTGGCGTGGGAAGACGGTGATGTTACGCGCGGCGCTTTATCATTTTTGCCGGAACACTTACCTTTTCTGCCCGAAACCCGCGAGTTTCCTATCTTGACCTTAGGCCATGAAAAGCTGAATCTCTATCGCGGTGGTTTGCTTAATACGCGCTATGGCGATGTCTTGATTGCGAGCCGCACCGACCAGTTGGCGACCTTAATCAATAAGTTTTTAAATGCCGCCACTTGGGCTGTAATGTTTACGATTGTCGTAACCTTGGCCGCTGGCTATTTATTCTCTAAAGCCTTACTCATGCGCTTAGTGCAATACAATAAAATCAGCCAGAAAATCCAGCAAGGTCAGTATGATAAGCGCTTACCTATTAGCCGGCAGTGCGATGAAATTGATGTATTAGCTAATCAGTTTAATACTGTGCTCGATGCCTTTGAGCGCAACTTGTTGGCAGTGCGAGGGGTGACAGATAATATCGCCCACGACCTACGCACGCCGCTATCTCATATCCGCATAGGGATTGAGAAGTTAGCGACGACAGACACTAATAATATCGCGGAAGACAGCGCCATATTGCTGGAAGAATTAGATAACTGTTTAGCCACGTTCAATGCCATGTTATCTATCACCCGCATTGAAGAAGGCCAGCAGCAACTAGAATTGCAGCCATTAAACTTGCATGAGTTATGCGCCGATTTGCTCGATATGGCGCAAGCCGTGGCAGAAGATAGAGATCAAACCTTAAGTTTTATTGGCGGCGATGATTACAGCATTAAGGCTGATAAATACCTGCTATTTACTGCTTTATTTAACTTGGTCGATAATGCCATTAAATATGCTGGTGATGGCGCGCGCATTGAAATTATTCAGCAAGGCAATCTTATCCAAATTTGCGATAACGGCCCAGGCATTCCTGATGAAGCCAAAGATAAAGTGTTTGATCGCTTAGTGCGCTTAGACCCAAGTCGACATCATGCTGGCACTGGTCTTGGACTGTCGATGGTAAAAGCGATACTATCGCGCCACCATGCCATTATCGAACTCACTGACAACCATCCCGGC
- a CDS encoding response regulator transcription factor has protein sequence MKILLVEDDATTLDYIVKGFQEQGYNIETASDGHQGLLMATTGHYELILLDRMLPQLDGLKLLAALRATGSQTPVLILSALSHVDERVKGLRAGGDDYMTKPFAFSELLVRAEKLMQRGQTIQVMTDLKVGPLEMELLTRQVTLDGNELMLQPKEFQLLKYLMEHVNQVISRTLLFEAVWDYHFDPRTNVIDVHIAKLRRKFEEYGHGELIETVRGAGYRLRHRH, from the coding sequence ATGAAAATATTATTAGTAGAAGATGATGCCACCACCCTAGATTACATAGTCAAAGGGTTTCAGGAGCAAGGTTACAATATCGAAACTGCGTCTGATGGCCATCAGGGGTTATTAATGGCAACCACAGGCCATTATGAACTTATTTTGTTAGACCGCATGTTGCCGCAACTTGACGGTCTGAAACTGTTAGCCGCGCTGCGTGCGACTGGCAGTCAAACTCCTGTGCTGATTTTGTCGGCACTAAGCCATGTAGATGAGCGCGTTAAAGGCCTGCGTGCCGGCGGCGATGATTACATGACTAAGCCATTTGCCTTCTCTGAGCTGTTAGTGCGCGCCGAAAAGTTGATGCAACGCGGTCAAACCATTCAAGTGATGACAGATTTGAAAGTCGGCCCATTAGAAATGGAATTGCTGACTCGCCAAGTGACCTTAGATGGCAATGAGTTGATGCTGCAACCAAAAGAGTTTCAGTTGCTTAAGTATCTGATGGAGCATGTTAATCAAGTGATTAGCCGCACCTTATTGTTTGAAGCAGTATGGGATTATCACTTCGATCCGCGCACCAATGTGATTGATGTACATATTGCTAAGCTGCGTCGTAAGTTTGAAGAATACGGCCATGGCGAGTTGATTGAAACTGTGCGTGGCGCCGGTTATCGCTTACGTCATCGCCATTAA
- a CDS encoding PepSY domain-containing protein — translation MKPWLYGLGLLLPTLSLGALADANLYKSLNQSDVRAPLNVIAEVAQLSPGVVSEFETRLEDKGLVYQIELVDTKDKSHTEFVVNAETGQVLHKFTSKLQAKDMAEYRAANSLVASNHKMKQLLTSAIGKNTGKLIYMKLDNDLGINYLEFTILNGSKAQTQAFDIDRMQPIPLLTRH, via the coding sequence ATGAAACCTTGGCTTTATGGCTTAGGCTTGCTATTACCCACATTGAGTTTAGGCGCGCTAGCCGATGCTAATTTATATAAGTCACTGAATCAGAGTGACGTGCGCGCACCATTAAATGTGATAGCTGAGGTCGCGCAATTATCCCCAGGGGTGGTGTCTGAGTTTGAGACCCGCCTTGAAGATAAGGGTTTGGTTTACCAGATTGAGCTAGTTGATACCAAAGATAAATCACACACAGAATTTGTTGTTAATGCCGAAACTGGCCAAGTGCTGCATAAATTCACCAGTAAACTACAAGCAAAAGATATGGCGGAATACCGAGCGGCCAATTCACTGGTTGCTAGCAACCATAAAATGAAGCAGTTACTCACTTCAGCCATAGGTAAAAATACTGGTAAGTTGATCTACATGAAGCTTGATAATGATCTTGGCATTAATTATCTCGAATTTACTATTTTAAATGGCAGTAAGGCGCAGACGCAGGCATTTGATATCGATCGAATGCAGCCAATCCCATTACTGACCCGGCACTGA
- a CDS encoding NirD/YgiW/YdeI family stress tolerance protein, translating to MLKKLSIALVLGSCLSLPAMAAYTGPGTTAKVTDAKTAASADDKVNVEITGYLIQDLGDDNYLFEDETGQVQVDIDDKLLRELDIDATTPVTLVGEVDSDIGSQEVDVETITLVPVNNTKSVK from the coding sequence ATGTTAAAGAAATTGAGTATCGCATTAGTGCTTGGCAGTTGTTTATCTTTGCCTGCAATGGCAGCGTATACTGGCCCAGGCACTACCGCTAAAGTGACGGATGCGAAAACTGCCGCGTCAGCTGATGATAAGGTTAATGTGGAAATCACAGGTTATCTTATTCAGGATCTCGGTGATGACAATTACTTGTTTGAAGATGAAACTGGTCAAGTACAAGTGGATATTGATGATAAATTGTTACGTGAACTTGACATTGACGCGACCACACCTGTGACTTTAGTGGGTGAAGTGGACAGCGATATTGGTAGTCAAGAAGTCGACGTTGAAACTATCACTTTGGTTCCTGTTAACAATACTAAAAGTGTTAAGTAG
- a CDS encoding ABC transporter ATP-binding protein, producing MVNAADLHCVISQTSPIPLQAEFSCKAGEILAVVGPSGGGKTTLLRMIAGLGAAGSSQIYLGDTPWSDAKLGVQLSPQQRHIGYVPQHFGLFPNLTVLENVMSGLDHLPKEGRRQRALDWLERVNLDGLPERLPSQLSGGQKQRVALARALAREPNILLLDEPFSAVDRETRERLYLELARLKSQLALPVIMVTHDLNEALLLADHMVLISQGQMLQQGAPREVLSRPKTAIVARQMGLRNMFTSQVTVIDKGNNLTWLRLGNQQIACEGTAGLEVGQSVLWVIPNAGIRFNSISQGRLCRSFNKLTVKITSVLLMGESARLQASIHGVDGILNAEIPLHLLEKLQLAVNVETEVALKSDQLHILGDEVVK from the coding sequence ATAGTGAACGCCGCTGATTTGCATTGTGTTATTTCCCAAACCAGCCCCATTCCGCTGCAAGCTGAATTTAGCTGTAAAGCTGGCGAGATCTTAGCGGTTGTTGGCCCCTCTGGCGGCGGTAAAACTACCTTGCTGCGCATGATTGCCGGTCTTGGCGCCGCAGGTTCGAGCCAGATTTATCTTGGCGATACCCCGTGGAGTGATGCCAAGCTTGGGGTGCAATTAAGCCCGCAGCAGCGTCATATCGGCTATGTACCGCAGCATTTTGGCTTATTTCCCAATCTCACTGTGCTTGAGAATGTGATGTCTGGCCTTGATCATTTGCCTAAAGAAGGGCGCCGTCAGCGCGCTTTAGATTGGTTAGAGCGGGTCAACCTTGATGGTTTACCCGAGAGATTACCGAGCCAGTTATCGGGCGGCCAAAAGCAGCGTGTAGCGTTAGCGCGCGCCTTAGCCCGTGAGCCTAATATTTTACTGCTCGATGAGCCGTTTTCGGCGGTTGATAGAGAGACGCGTGAGCGCTTGTATTTAGAGTTAGCGCGGCTAAAGTCACAGCTCGCGTTACCTGTGATCATGGTAACGCACGACCTTAATGAAGCCTTATTGCTGGCCGATCACATGGTGCTCATTAGCCAAGGGCAAATGCTGCAGCAAGGGGCGCCGCGGGAAGTATTATCTCGGCCAAAAACTGCCATAGTTGCGCGGCAAATGGGACTGCGCAATATGTTTACATCGCAAGTCACCGTCATAGATAAAGGCAACAATCTTACTTGGTTAAGATTGGGTAATCAGCAGATAGCCTGTGAAGGCACGGCAGGGTTAGAGGTTGGGCAATCGGTATTATGGGTCATTCCTAATGCCGGCATTCGCTTTAACTCTATTAGTCAGGGGCGCTTGTGCCGCAGTTTTAACAAATTAACCGTCAAAATTACTAGCGTGTTGTTGATGGGCGAATCGGCGCGCCTTCAGGCCAGTATTCATGGGGTTGATGGTATTTTGAATGCTGAAATCCCGCTGCATTTACTCGAAAAGTTACAATTAGCGGTCAATGTTGAAACTGAGGTAGCATTAAAGTCGGATCAACTTCACATTCTTGGGGATGAAGTTGTTAAATGA
- the modB gene encoding molybdate ABC transporter permease subunit: MDWTALWLSVKLAAVTVLILVPLAIGAGRLLAYRHFNGKSAVEALIMVPLVLPPTVIGYYLLVGLGNQSWIGQLIESWFGQALVFHFSGLVVASIIVNIPFAVQPIQRAFESIPPELRDAASCCGMSRWRTFWRIELPLIWPGVLTALVLCFSHVLGEFGVVLMMGGNIAGETKTISIAIYDSVQGFDFDAAGMMSLVLLLFAISALIITTSLSRRLGAQYSERR, encoded by the coding sequence ATGGATTGGACCGCCTTATGGCTATCGGTCAAGCTGGCCGCAGTCACAGTGCTGATATTGGTGCCGCTGGCGATAGGTGCAGGGCGCTTACTGGCGTATCGACATTTTAACGGTAAGTCAGCCGTTGAAGCCTTAATCATGGTGCCCTTAGTGCTGCCACCGACTGTTATCGGCTACTACTTGCTGGTGGGGCTAGGTAATCAGAGCTGGATAGGGCAATTGATTGAATCTTGGTTTGGTCAGGCGCTGGTATTTCATTTTTCTGGCCTAGTGGTCGCTTCCATCATAGTGAACATACCTTTTGCGGTGCAGCCCATTCAGCGGGCTTTTGAAAGTATTCCGCCGGAACTGCGCGACGCCGCATCTTGCTGTGGCATGAGCCGTTGGCGCACATTTTGGCGCATCGAATTACCGCTAATTTGGCCTGGGGTATTAACTGCGCTGGTACTGTGTTTTTCGCACGTTTTGGGTGAATTTGGCGTGGTCTTGATGATGGGCGGCAATATTGCTGGCGAAACCAAAACCATATCCATTGCCATTTATGACAGTGTGCAAGGCTTTGATTTTGATGCGGCCGGCATGATGTCGCTAGTACTACTGCTATTTGCCATTAGCGCCTTAATTATTACCACCAGTTTATCGCGACGCTTGGGAGCTCAATATAGTGAACGCCGCTGA
- the modA gene encoding molybdate ABC transporter substrate-binding protein, giving the protein MGLLAPSAWAQPPAIAAAANIKFALDEIAAEFQQQTGQQVRISYGSSGNFVAQIRHGAPFELFLSADHKYLQQLSQDGVAITAPQLYASGKLALVTPKNSPISLDPELQGIKQALAQGQIKRFTIANPEHAPYGERAQEVLEHYGLWQPMESFLILGENASQAAQFAISGSTQAGIVALSLAKAPQFAAKANILELPESYHQPLTQYMSLLPNAGDTAKAFYQFILSDKAQTIFKHYGFAVPESGKP; this is encoded by the coding sequence ATGGGGTTATTAGCGCCGAGCGCTTGGGCGCAGCCACCTGCGATTGCTGCCGCTGCCAATATCAAGTTTGCGCTTGATGAAATAGCCGCTGAATTTCAGCAGCAAACAGGTCAGCAAGTGCGAATTTCTTATGGGTCATCGGGTAACTTTGTGGCGCAAATTCGTCACGGTGCTCCGTTTGAATTATTTCTGAGCGCCGATCACAAATATCTACAACAACTAAGCCAAGACGGCGTTGCTATTACGGCGCCGCAATTATACGCCAGCGGTAAGCTCGCCTTAGTGACGCCTAAAAATAGCCCAATAAGTTTAGACCCTGAGTTACAAGGGATTAAACAAGCGCTCGCTCAAGGTCAAATCAAGCGTTTTACTATCGCTAATCCTGAGCACGCTCCTTATGGCGAGCGCGCCCAAGAAGTGCTCGAGCATTATGGCTTATGGCAGCCGATGGAGTCGTTTCTCATCTTAGGTGAAAACGCCTCGCAAGCGGCGCAGTTTGCCATTAGTGGCTCCACCCAAGCTGGCATTGTCGCCTTGTCACTGGCCAAGGCGCCGCAATTTGCCGCTAAAGCCAATATTCTGGAATTACCCGAAAGCTATCATCAGCCACTCACTCAATACATGAGTTTGCTGCCTAATGCTGGCGATACCGCTAAGGCGTTTTATCAGTTTATCTTGTCCGATAAGGCGCAGACTATTTTCAAACATTATGGCTTTGCCGTGCCAGAGTCAGGAAAGCCTTAA
- the moaE gene encoding molybdopterin synthase catalytic subunit MoaE, with amino-acid sequence MIRVQQQDFDVAAEYALLANDNSDGAVVNFIGKVRDFNDGSEVSDLTLEHYPGMTEAVLNQLEADARARWPLNKVTIIHRVGTMGLGEQIVFIGVTSAHRKAAFAACEFLIDFLKTKAPFWKLEGKGDQQLWVEARDSDEQAASMWQQN; translated from the coding sequence TTGATGTTGCCGCTGAATATGCCTTATTAGCCAATGATAATAGCGATGGCGCTGTGGTTAATTTCATTGGCAAGGTGCGCGATTTTAATGATGGCAGTGAAGTGAGCGATCTGACCTTAGAGCACTATCCTGGCATGACAGAGGCCGTGCTTAATCAGTTAGAGGCTGATGCAAGAGCGCGCTGGCCGCTTAATAAAGTCACCATCATTCACCGTGTTGGCACCATGGGGTTAGGTGAGCAAATTGTATTTATCGGGGTTACTAGTGCTCATCGCAAGGCCGCGTTTGCGGCTTGTGAGTTCTTGATTGATTTCCTTAAGACCAAAGCGCCTTTTTGGAAGTTAGAAGGCAAGGGCGACCAACAGCTGTGGGTTGAAGCTCGCGATAGCGACGAGCAAGCCGCGAGTATGTGGCAACAAAATTAG